AATAAACACGTTTTATCACATGGAATTGTAGAGATTGTATGTGCTGTTGATGCGGACTCTTCGGTTGTTTGATGTTTCAGTTTGTATTGGTGTGTCTGTTGTGATTGTGTAAGTATAATTTTTTTAAATATGAGTGTTGTTCTGTGACGTCATTGAAGATGATTCGTATTGTGCATATTATACTATGATATAGTTGTTCGTCATATAGTAGATAGAACATATATACTGTCTTTGTCTTCTTGCGTTAATGGGTGATGTTGGGGCAGATGACCTTGGGGAGCATTGATTATGTCAGACAATACTCATGGGGATGTAACAACGCTCCATCAAATGAACTCGACGTCAACGCCTAAACGGCATCGCTCTGTGCGATCGCAAACGCTTTTACTCGGAGCCGCCAACAGTGTGGTGACCCTCATGCGCTTTTGTACACCCATGGCGATGGTTCGTCTGTTGGATCAAGAGGCATTTGGTGTCTATAGGCTCTTTTGGCTCTTTGGCATAACAGCAGTCATGATAGCTCCTCTCGGTATCCCTCGCAGTCTGCTGTATATTATTCCGCGAAGTGATCAAAATAAACGCAATTATTTTATTTACCAAACACTGTTTTTGGTCGGGTTGTTGGCTCTTTTGGCAACGCTGGTCGCGATACCTGGAAGCCCGTTCGTAAAACCTGAGCTCGCAAATGGTACTCAAGGGTATCTCCTGCCGGTGTTTATTTTTTGTTGGGTCATATCTCAACTTCTTGATTTTCTTCCCACTGCAGAAAATCGAGTAGGCATTCAGTCTGCAATCATTACTGGCTCTGAGTTTCTACGCCAAGTGCTTCTCGTGGGGACCGCGTTTGTAACGAGGAGTTTCGTTGATACCCTGATTGCCTTGACGATTTTTTCCATCTTGAAAACGCTGTTTCTGATTGGGTATGTGTATTTTCGTTTTGGCCTCCCAACTGCATGGCTCAATTGGGCTGACTTGAAAGAGCAGGTCTCTTTTGGCGTGCCTATGGGCGTTATATACATGCTGAATAATCTTGGAAAAAATGCTGAACAGTGGTTGGCAGCGTTGTTATTTACAACACAAGATTATGCCATATTTGTTGTCGGTGCTGTTAATATTCCTGTTTTGACAATGCTTCGGCAAACGTTAACGCAGGTGACCCTTCCAAAGATGAGCAAGGCGCATTTCAATAAAGATTATAAACGTGTATTGTACCTTGCACAGAGTGCAAATTTTGCTGTCGCAATAGCTTATTTCCCAATTATAATGTATTTATTGTGTTTTGCTCATTCAATTGTTGAGATCGCATTTACAGATAAATATATACAATCAACCCAGATACTCCAAGTCTATTTGTTGATTTACGGGCGAAGAGCTCTTGATATGAAAAATATCCTCATGCTCTATAAACAACAAAAATTTCTCCTGCGTGTAAATATTATTCTTGTCGTCCTTTCGATTGCTATAAGCCTTTTTGCCTCATTGTTGTTTGGAATAGTGGGAATTGCAATGGGGTCTGTCATTGCTGCATATATTCAGGTCGTTATTGTCTATCGACGCGTCTCCCAGTGTGTAGGGGTTCCCATCTCCAAGCTCCAAGATTGGAAAGGTTTTCTCTTTGCTTTTGTGAGTGCTGCTTTAGCCGCAGGAGGAGGGATGTGGGTCGTTGAGTTTTTTGCATTGGAGCAGCCACTTGTCCGGATTGGGGTGAGTTTCGTCATCGTCCTTGCGCTTTACCCGCTTCTTCTTATGGCGAGCGGTTATGGATGGGTATTCAAGGTTCTCTTGGGAAAAGGAGCTTGGCGAAATGCCGAAACAACATAAAACCAACTCTAAAGCGCTCTTTCCAACACGCCCACTTTTTATCTCGGCGTCAGGGCGTGGAGGATCAACGTGGGTTTTGGATGCGCTGGCGGAGGCAAATAATCTGAGTACGGTTTTCGAGCCGTTACACCCCATTCGTGTTCCCGGTGCAGCTCAGTATGCATTCCGATACATACCGGATGACGCTGATCCCGAAGAGCTTAAGGCATTTCTCGATCTCGCAATGAATGGGGATGTCAACAGACTGTGGACACATTGTCGCGTCAACTTGGAGCACCTCTGGCATGGAATTGGTATATTCACATCTCCTGCGAAACTGAAAAATCAATACAGAAAACATAAAAATATAGTTCGAAATTATGTGCATTACGGTCGAAAACGCCCCGGTCCACAGCTTGTGAAGTTTATTCGAGCCAATCTCATGGTTGGGTGGCTGCATCGAGCGTATAGTGCTCCGGTTATTGTACTTCTCCGGCATCCAGGTGCAGTCGTGGAATCAAAAAATCGCCTTTCGTCGTGGTCGCCCACGGAGGTATTAGAACAGTTTCGTCGGGACGAGGCTCTGTGGAATGATTATCTTGCGCCACTCGACCTCCCGCCATTCGACACCTTGGACAGAATTCGTGGTTTTGCCATGCAGTGGTGCATTGAAACACTTGTGGCGTTACGGCAAGCTTCACGTTTTGGACTTGAGGTCATTTATTACGAAAAACTCGTGATCTCTCCAGAAGACGAATGGCGTCGAGCTATAAATGCATTGGGTCTTTCTCATCCGCCTCAACACGCTTTCACACATCGTCCCTCGCAACAAGCATCTCTTGAATCGCAAAATGTGAACTTTGATCATACCTTTCTTTCTCGTTGGCGTACGAAGCTTTCAACCCCTGAATGTCATGCCATTCAGGATATGATCGAACGATTTCATATTTCAGAGTACCACGTGGATTCTCCTTTCCCCCAAGACGGCAATGACGTCGTTCATGACACCCAGTCAAACAGAGTAAGCGTATGAATTTAAGTGAAGGTCAGGTTATTCAGCTGCTTATTGCTATGGGTGGTGGGCTTTTTCTCTTTGTTCTTGCACAAATGGGGTTTGATCGATTTCTGTATCAATTTCTCATTGTTATGATTCCATTTCAAATTATTGATAGCCGCTATGGTTCGTTGAATGTTGCCATTGCGTATACGGTGGCGCTGAGTTGCTTTCTCAAGCGAAGAAAAAAGCTGCTACCACGGCCGGAGCTTAAACCAATTTATTTGGTCATTGTGTTTGTCATCATGGCGTATGCAATATCATTCATTGCCAATCCACGACCATTTACAATGTTAAAGCTCACGTATTTAATTGGTATTGGTTCGAACCTGGCTATGGCCTATCTTGTGTTTATTTTTACCCAGACAGAAGAAGACCTTCATCTCTTCTATCGTCTGATTATTCTCTGTAATGTGTTTGTTGTCGCATACTGCGTGTTGCAAATTATAGCTGGCTTCACGCGTATTGTTCCGTTTGGAATTCAAGAATTTGCATTTTCACACAATAGAACAAATTTAGGAATGGGAGAGGAAGAACGTCGTCTTATGGGGCCTTTTTCCGGACCAGGAGTGATGGCTGAGTATCTCGTCGTTATGATATATATGCTGCTGTATTATCGAGTTACAACAAAACACTATCCTCGACTTATTCCTGTACTCATCTTCTTAAATCTCTGCATTTTGATCGGAACAGGCAACCGCGGTGGAATATTTGTCTTAATCGGAGGGTTTGTATTATTTGTATGGGCTTTTCGACAATATCTTCCTCTTAAACGGGTTGTTTTTATTGGAGGGATCGGTTTAGCTTTTGTCACTGTTGCGAGTGTAGTCATGCTGACGTTCACTCAATTCAATGTATTATATGATCGATTAGCAAAAACTGAAATGCACGGTGCAGTTCCAGATACCCGAGCATGTTGGCCTCAGTATATTGACGAAGGTTTCAATCTTGGACCACTTGTTGGGACAGGCATCCGGTTGGTTCTTCCTGGTGATTTAATAGACTCAGAAGGGAAGAAACAGCTTCCTCCCAGAGGAGCTCTCATTCGTGGGTATCCTCATAGCCTCTACATCTATTTGTTTTATACGCTCGGTCTATTGGGGCTATGTGTCTATGCTTTGCTTTACGGGACGATCTTTCTTGTATTTTTCAATGCAGCAAGGCGAACATATTCCCCTGATCATTTTCTTTCTGGTGTTCACAAGCTCGGTATGATTATGCTTGTTATTATAGCTGTGGATCAGTTCAAAATCGAAATGTTGCGACATAATTATGTCGATTTCCAGCATTTTGTCGTTGTCGTCCTGTGCTTTTTTCTCTCATCCATCGCGATACAAAACGAAGAACAAATACAATTTTCTTCATGCATTGGTACGGAGCTCGTGAGCTATGCGAGAAAGAACTGATTATTTAAAAGGAATTGCTATTCTTGCTGTAATGCTTGGGCATTGGTTTGGTTTTTATTTCAAGGGAGATGATAATTTTATTGGTGGAAATGGATTCGTCTCAATATTTTTCTTTTTGTCAGGATATGGCCTTTACTACTCGCTTGGAAAAATATTTCCAGATCGGCAGATTCATCCCAAAGGAATTTTTCAATTTTATATAAAAAGAATTAATCGTCTCTATCCATTGTATTGGTTGGTCTTTGCATTTCGTTTCGCAACTTCCAGTACATTTCGAGGAAGTGCTTCTTTTTTGACGTTTTTAGCTTTAGATTTCACGTCACCTGTATTTCTTTGGTTCATTCCTGCTATTGTGCAATGCTATATTATTTCTCCCCTTTTATTTTCTGTGACAAGGCGATATTCCTTTGTCTCTGCGTTGTTAGGGAGCTTTCTTGTTGTGGTCATATTGAATTTTATTGCACCAATAGTACATATTCCGTCTGTTCGAGTTTGGTATTATAGAGACGTGTTCCTCGGACATATTTTTTTGTTTTGTTTAGGAATGTTTTTTGCTTCCTCTGTGAAACAAGGACGTGAGTTTCGAGTCATCGGGCATCCATTTCTTTGGGGATTTTTGTTGATTGCTTCAATTGTACTCCAGCGGGTATTGGGGCCACTTGACCAAGTATACCCATCGCTTGTTGACCTGCTTTTTCCTCTTGCTGCTTCATTTTTTTGTATCTCGCTCATGCAGTCATCGTGTTCTTTGCCCTTGGTTAAGCTCCTTACGCCTTTGGGAATGTCATCATATGGTCTTTATCTCTTGCACCCCGTGCTTTTTCATAAAATCCATGAGGTAGTCGGTATGCCAACAGTAGAAAGTCTCATTATGTTGTCGTTATTCCCATTTTTTGTTTTCTTCTCAAAAAAGATTGAAGAGCTTGTACAATTTGAACAAGTGCTAAGACTCAAGGATATTGTTTTTAATCGATTACATATCAATAAAGCGTAATGATTAATATGTAGGTT
This genomic window from Desulfovibrio inopinatus DSM 10711 contains:
- a CDS encoding lipopolysaccharide biosynthesis protein; translation: MNSTSTPKRHRSVRSQTLLLGAANSVVTLMRFCTPMAMVRLLDQEAFGVYRLFWLFGITAVMIAPLGIPRSLLYIIPRSDQNKRNYFIYQTLFLVGLLALLATLVAIPGSPFVKPELANGTQGYLLPVFIFCWVISQLLDFLPTAENRVGIQSAIITGSEFLRQVLLVGTAFVTRSFVDTLIALTIFSILKTLFLIGYVYFRFGLPTAWLNWADLKEQVSFGVPMGVIYMLNNLGKNAEQWLAALLFTTQDYAIFVVGAVNIPVLTMLRQTLTQVTLPKMSKAHFNKDYKRVLYLAQSANFAVAIAYFPIIMYLLCFAHSIVEIAFTDKYIQSTQILQVYLLIYGRRALDMKNILMLYKQQKFLLRVNIILVVLSIAISLFASLLFGIVGIAMGSVIAAYIQVVIVYRRVSQCVGVPISKLQDWKGFLFAFVSAALAAGGGMWVVEFFALEQPLVRIGVSFVIVLALYPLLLMASGYGWVFKVLLGKGAWRNAETT
- a CDS encoding O-antigen ligase family protein, which translates into the protein MNLSEGQVIQLLIAMGGGLFLFVLAQMGFDRFLYQFLIVMIPFQIIDSRYGSLNVAIAYTVALSCFLKRRKKLLPRPELKPIYLVIVFVIMAYAISFIANPRPFTMLKLTYLIGIGSNLAMAYLVFIFTQTEEDLHLFYRLIILCNVFVVAYCVLQIIAGFTRIVPFGIQEFAFSHNRTNLGMGEEERRLMGPFSGPGVMAEYLVVMIYMLLYYRVTTKHYPRLIPVLIFLNLCILIGTGNRGGIFVLIGGFVLFVWAFRQYLPLKRVVFIGGIGLAFVTVASVVMLTFTQFNVLYDRLAKTEMHGAVPDTRACWPQYIDEGFNLGPLVGTGIRLVLPGDLIDSEGKKQLPPRGALIRGYPHSLYIYLFYTLGLLGLCVYALLYGTIFLVFFNAARRTYSPDHFLSGVHKLGMIMLVIIAVDQFKIEMLRHNYVDFQHFVVVVLCFFLSSIAIQNEEQIQFSSCIGTELVSYARKN
- a CDS encoding acyltransferase family protein, which codes for MRERTDYLKGIAILAVMLGHWFGFYFKGDDNFIGGNGFVSIFFFLSGYGLYYSLGKIFPDRQIHPKGIFQFYIKRINRLYPLYWLVFAFRFATSSTFRGSASFLTFLALDFTSPVFLWFIPAIVQCYIISPLLFSVTRRYSFVSALLGSFLVVVILNFIAPIVHIPSVRVWYYRDVFLGHIFLFCLGMFFASSVKQGREFRVIGHPFLWGFLLIASIVLQRVLGPLDQVYPSLVDLLFPLAASFFCISLMQSSCSLPLVKLLTPLGMSSYGLYLLHPVLFHKIHEVVGMPTVESLIMLSLFPFFVFFSKKIEELVQFEQVLRLKDIVFNRLHINKA